Proteins found in one Pontibacter sp. SGAir0037 genomic segment:
- a CDS encoding DUF58 domain-containing protein: protein MKKPLTLADVQKFENMEFLAKQLVEGFITGLHQSPYHGFSVEFSEHRLYNSGESTRHIDWKVFARTDKLFVKRYEEETNLRCHILLDVSPSMYYPTENNGKITFSALCAAALATLLRKQRDAVGLVTFSDKILLQSPVRSTASHLHTLLLLLQQQLESKPVPAGTDVPFVIHQIAQQIPKRSLVVIFSDMLGRYDNSDAIFAGLQHLKHQKHEVLIFHVMDRKTEEEFDFSERPYVFVDVETGQELKLQPSQVKEHYQAAVESYKKELALKCGQYKIDFVPVDILEPFDKVLYSYLVKRAKVK, encoded by the coding sequence ATGAAGAAACCCCTCACCCTGGCCGATGTACAGAAATTCGAGAACATGGAATTTCTGGCAAAGCAATTAGTGGAGGGGTTTATTACAGGGCTGCATCAGTCACCTTACCATGGTTTTTCGGTTGAGTTTTCGGAGCACCGCCTCTACAACAGCGGTGAAAGTACCCGGCACATCGACTGGAAGGTTTTTGCCCGCACCGATAAGCTTTTTGTAAAGCGCTACGAAGAAGAAACCAACCTGCGCTGCCATATTTTGCTGGATGTTTCTCCTTCGATGTATTATCCTACCGAGAATAACGGCAAAATTACCTTTTCGGCTTTATGCGCAGCGGCACTGGCTACGCTGCTTCGGAAACAGCGCGATGCAGTAGGGCTGGTTACCTTCTCAGATAAGATCCTGCTGCAATCGCCGGTGCGCTCTACGGCCTCGCACCTGCACACGCTCCTGCTCTTGTTGCAGCAGCAACTGGAGAGTAAACCTGTACCGGCCGGTACCGATGTGCCTTTCGTGATACACCAGATCGCTCAGCAGATTCCGAAACGGTCGCTAGTGGTGATCTTTAGCGATATGCTGGGCCGCTACGATAACAGTGATGCCATTTTTGCTGGTTTGCAACACCTGAAACATCAGAAGCACGAGGTGCTTATTTTCCATGTGATGGATCGTAAAACCGAGGAAGAATTTGACTTCTCGGAGCGCCCTTACGTGTTCGTGGATGTGGAAACAGGGCAGGAACTAAAACTGCAACCCTCGCAGGTAAAAGAGCATTACCAGGCGGCTGTAGAAAGCTATAAAAAGGAGCTTGCCCTTAAATGCGGCCAGTACAAGATAGACTTTGTTCCGGTTGATATACTGGAACCCTTCGACAAGGTGCTCTACTCTTACCTGGTAAAGCGGGCAAAGGTGAAATAA
- a CDS encoding septal ring lytic transglycosylase RlpA family protein, whose product MNLCSLILVSLLSLFLDASPYQANGKASFYSDRMQGQRTSSGERYDKTLFTAAHATLPFNTLVKVTNTDNGKSVVVRINDRMARKRHTIIDVSRAAAREIGLVRAGVAPVKLKEVKKMEPEQQEAPLAVSETAAVKL is encoded by the coding sequence ATGAATTTATGTTCTCTTATACTAGTATCCCTGCTTTCGCTCTTCTTAGATGCAAGCCCCTATCAGGCCAATGGCAAGGCCTCTTTCTATTCTGATAGGATGCAGGGCCAGCGCACCTCCAGCGGAGAACGCTACGACAAAACCCTTTTTACAGCAGCCCATGCCACTTTACCGTTTAACACGCTGGTAAAGGTAACCAACACCGACAATGGTAAAAGTGTAGTGGTCCGGATCAACGATCGCATGGCCCGCAAGCGGCACACGATAATTGATGTGTCGAGAGCTGCTGCCCGGGAAATAGGACTCGTGCGGGCGGGCGTAGCCCCGGTTAAGCTTAAAGAGGTTAAAAAAATGGAGCCGGAGCAACAAGAAGCGCCTCTGGCCGTTTCAGAAACAGCAGCTGTAAAACTTTAA
- a CDS encoding DUF3276 family protein — protein sequence MEENNEKAEIYSQRVRAGKRTYFFDVKSTRSNDYYVTITESKRKFKDETFSYEKHKIFLYKEDFVKFMEALQGTIDHVKSELLTEEALAALEAPVSETEPSFDDELKWE from the coding sequence GTGGAAGAGAACAACGAAAAAGCAGAGATTTATTCCCAAAGAGTTAGAGCCGGGAAAAGAACGTATTTCTTTGATGTGAAGTCAACTCGCTCGAACGACTACTATGTGACCATCACAGAAAGTAAAAGAAAGTTCAAAGACGAGACTTTCTCATACGAGAAACACAAGATTTTCCTTTACAAGGAGGATTTCGTGAAATTTATGGAGGCTTTACAGGGCACAATTGATCACGTTAAATCAGAATTGCTGACAGAAGAAGCCCTGGCTGCACTTGAGGCACCTGTGTCTGAAACTGAACCGTCTTTCGACGACGAGCTGAAGTGGGAGTAG
- the ychF gene encoding redox-regulated ATPase YchF, producing the protein MGLRCGIVGLPNVGKSTLFNAISNAKAESANYPFCTIEPNVGVITVPDERLQILEDLVHPERVLPTVIEFVDIAGLVKGASKGEGLGNKFLANIREVDAIIHVVRCFDDPNIVHVAGKVDPISDKEIIDTELQLKDLESVEKKLLKVQRTAKAGDAKAKKEFASLEKYKNHLEAGLNARSLDVTEDDLEAVEDLNLLTAKPVIYAANVDEDSMNSGNAFSKTLEEHVKNENAQVVLISASIEAQIAELTDPEEKEMFLAEYGLKESGLNKLIRASYELLNLITYFTAGVKEVRAWTIGRGWKAPQAAGVIHSDFEKGFIRAEVIKLKDYQEFKTEAKIKEAGKMAVEGKDYVVQDGDIMHFRFNV; encoded by the coding sequence ATGGGACTCAGATGCGGAATCGTTGGACTGCCAAACGTTGGTAAGTCTACTTTATTCAACGCTATTTCTAACGCTAAGGCAGAATCTGCCAACTATCCATTTTGCACCATAGAGCCTAACGTTGGTGTAATAACTGTGCCGGACGAACGCCTTCAGATTCTGGAGGATCTGGTGCACCCCGAGCGTGTACTGCCAACTGTTATTGAGTTTGTTGATATTGCCGGACTTGTGAAGGGGGCCAGCAAGGGCGAAGGTCTGGGAAATAAATTCCTGGCCAATATACGCGAGGTGGATGCCATTATTCACGTAGTGCGCTGCTTCGACGATCCGAACATTGTACACGTGGCCGGTAAAGTAGATCCTATTTCTGATAAAGAGATTATTGATACGGAGCTGCAGTTAAAGGACCTGGAATCAGTTGAGAAAAAGCTACTGAAAGTACAGCGCACCGCCAAAGCAGGTGATGCTAAAGCCAAGAAAGAATTCGCCAGTCTGGAGAAGTATAAAAACCACCTGGAGGCCGGGTTAAACGCACGCAGCCTGGATGTTACAGAAGATGATCTGGAAGCTGTGGAAGACCTGAACCTCCTAACAGCCAAGCCTGTGATTTATGCAGCTAACGTAGACGAGGACTCTATGAACTCTGGTAATGCGTTTTCTAAAACCCTGGAGGAGCACGTGAAAAACGAGAATGCACAGGTGGTTCTGATATCTGCCTCCATCGAAGCTCAGATTGCGGAACTCACTGATCCGGAAGAAAAAGAAATGTTCCTGGCAGAGTACGGCTTAAAAGAATCTGGCCTGAATAAACTGATCCGTGCTTCTTACGAGTTGCTTAACCTGATCACATACTTTACGGCAGGTGTAAAAGAAGTTCGTGCCTGGACGATTGGCAGAGGCTGGAAAGCACCTCAGGCGGCCGGTGTCATCCACTCGGATTTTGAGAAAGGCTTTATTCGTGCCGAGGTTATTAAATTAAAAGACTACCAGGAGTTTAAAACCGAAGCCAAAATAAAAGAGGCCGGTAAAATGGCGGTGGAAGGGAAAGACTACGTGGTTCAGGATGGCGACATCATGCACTTCCGTTTCAACGTATAG
- a CDS encoding DUF5103 domain-containing protein has translation MISKTAYTLFLTALLSAGMVACVPIEQQGGATGATQTAIRYEDYTYDQSVQSVQCYVATGTADQYLEPPVVSLRQQQSMVLEFDRLHVGPQRLVAKIIHCNADWTPSVLTETQYLNQFNEFFINEVQSSVNTRVPYVHYQFEIPKVKLSGNYLLQVTEEGGNLLLTRRLLVYDELVTVVAKLGTPTGPAGRAARQPVEFNVFYKDYPLVNPSQEIIAVMRQNHRWDNVKTYPRPTFVRDDQARLEYTFFEAKDHFLGLSEFRPFDTRSIRFNGVGVVNINTEVSPVEVQLEPNRSRQGGVYSQEPDTDGKQVYGNREYGNAMVNADYTWVNFELREEEVPNGAVYLLGAFNDYRLSDTYRLRYDTERNAYRGRVLLKQGYYNYYYGFKPNASSEADAAYFEGSHFSTGNAYDVLIYYRPPGSRADLLIGYDEVYFNKR, from the coding sequence ATGATATCAAAAACAGCTTATACTTTATTTCTTACAGCACTTCTTTCTGCGGGCATGGTGGCTTGTGTGCCGATCGAACAGCAGGGAGGAGCAACAGGGGCAACGCAAACAGCCATTCGCTACGAAGACTATACCTACGACCAGAGTGTGCAGTCGGTGCAGTGCTATGTAGCAACCGGTACGGCAGATCAGTACCTAGAGCCGCCCGTGGTTTCGCTGCGCCAGCAGCAGTCTATGGTATTGGAGTTTGACCGGCTGCATGTGGGGCCGCAGCGGCTGGTGGCTAAAATAATTCACTGCAATGCCGACTGGACTCCATCTGTGCTAACCGAAACGCAGTACCTGAACCAGTTCAACGAATTTTTTATCAATGAGGTGCAGAGTTCGGTAAACACCCGGGTACCTTATGTGCATTATCAGTTTGAAATACCAAAGGTAAAGTTGAGTGGCAATTACCTGTTGCAGGTAACGGAGGAGGGAGGCAACCTGCTGCTTACACGACGCTTACTCGTTTACGATGAACTGGTAACGGTGGTAGCGAAACTGGGAACACCAACAGGTCCTGCAGGCAGGGCGGCACGACAGCCGGTCGAGTTTAATGTGTTCTACAAAGATTATCCGTTAGTAAACCCTTCGCAGGAAATAATTGCGGTGATGCGGCAGAACCACCGCTGGGATAATGTTAAAACTTACCCGAGGCCAACCTTTGTGCGGGATGACCAGGCACGGCTGGAGTATACTTTCTTTGAAGCCAAAGATCATTTCCTGGGCTTGAGCGAATTTCGCCCTTTCGATACCCGCAGTATACGATTCAATGGCGTGGGGGTAGTTAATATTAACACAGAAGTTAGTCCTGTTGAGGTGCAGCTGGAGCCCAACAGGAGCCGCCAGGGCGGTGTTTACAGCCAGGAACCCGATACCGATGGAAAGCAGGTTTATGGAAACCGGGAGTATGGGAATGCCATGGTAAATGCGGATTATACCTGGGTGAATTTCGAATTAAGAGAAGAAGAGGTGCCGAATGGAGCTGTATACCTGCTGGGAGCTTTTAACGATTACCGCTTGTCCGATACCTATCGTTTGCGCTACGACACAGAGCGTAATGCGTATAGGGGCAGGGTATTACTGAAGCAGGGTTACTACAATTATTACTATGGCTTTAAACCCAATGCCAGTTCAGAAGCTGATGCCGCTTATTTTGAGGGCAGCCATTTCAGCACAGGCAATGCGTATGATGTGCTGATCTATTACCGCCCGCCGGGTTCCAGGGCCGATCTGCTGATTGGCTATGACGAAGTTTATTTTAACAAAAGGTAA
- a CDS encoding PAS domain-containing sensor histidine kinase, whose protein sequence is MRFKNYRLQLLLRVGLLAITIFVFSRLNFSPDYRGTYIGLALLVLLQVILLIRYHERINKQLSKFLNSIKYDDFTEQFSQSSEGRVQAELAGKLNEVMQKFREVRAEKEAHLHYFEVIVQHIGIGIISYKSDGSILLMNNAAKKLLQVGQAQQLTELEQENQSLTLVLQELHHGDKSLVQVRKGGEQINLSVHVIELSVLGDQIRLASLQNIQNELEEKEMEAWHTLIKVLTHEIMNSVTPIASLSASAGEEVDAFTDTEAEEVTILKEELAEIRRCLHTISRRSDGLIRFVNDFRNLTTIATPKQSLFNVADLLQETKMLLREQLAEKQVTLVVKVPSQHLLLSADRAMIEQVLINLVKNAAEAVKEQENGLITITAFHDERSRINIAIADNGSGMTPEAMSKIFVPFFTTKKTGSGIGLSLSRQIMRLHKGSISVQSELGQGTKFILKF, encoded by the coding sequence ATGCGCTTTAAAAACTACAGGCTTCAGCTGCTGCTACGGGTAGGGCTATTAGCTATCACCATTTTTGTGTTTTCACGCCTCAATTTCAGCCCCGACTACAGGGGTACCTATATAGGACTGGCATTACTTGTTTTGCTGCAGGTTATTCTGCTTATCAGGTACCATGAGCGCATTAATAAGCAGCTGTCTAAGTTTCTGAATTCGATTAAATACGACGATTTTACCGAGCAGTTCAGCCAGTCCAGTGAGGGAAGGGTGCAGGCAGAGCTGGCCGGCAAGCTGAACGAGGTAATGCAGAAGTTCCGGGAAGTGCGGGCCGAGAAAGAGGCGCATCTGCATTATTTTGAAGTGATTGTGCAGCACATTGGCATAGGCATTATTTCCTATAAAAGCGATGGCAGTATACTGCTGATGAACAATGCCGCTAAGAAGTTGCTGCAGGTAGGGCAGGCACAGCAATTAACGGAGTTGGAGCAGGAAAACCAGTCCTTAACACTGGTGCTGCAGGAGCTGCACCACGGCGACAAAAGCCTGGTGCAGGTCCGGAAAGGGGGGGAGCAGATTAACCTGTCGGTGCATGTGATCGAACTCTCGGTGCTTGGCGATCAGATCAGGCTGGCATCGTTGCAGAACATCCAGAACGAACTGGAAGAAAAAGAAATGGAGGCCTGGCACACCCTTATTAAGGTGCTGACGCATGAGATCATGAATTCGGTGACACCTATTGCTTCTCTGTCGGCCAGTGCGGGAGAGGAGGTAGATGCGTTTACAGATACCGAAGCAGAGGAAGTAACAATACTAAAAGAGGAACTGGCCGAAATCAGAAGGTGCCTGCACACCATTAGCCGCAGAAGCGACGGCCTTATTCGCTTTGTAAACGATTTCCGCAACCTGACCACCATTGCCACTCCCAAACAAAGCTTGTTTAACGTGGCAGACCTGCTGCAGGAAACTAAAATGCTGTTAAGAGAACAGCTGGCAGAAAAACAGGTAACGTTAGTAGTAAAAGTACCTTCACAGCATCTGCTGCTCTCCGCTGATAGAGCCATGATAGAGCAGGTACTCATAAACCTGGTGAAGAATGCCGCAGAAGCCGTAAAAGAGCAGGAGAACGGCCTGATCACGATCACAGCCTTTCACGATGAGCGTAGTCGCATTAACATTGCAATAGCCGACAACGGTTCAGGCATGACACCGGAAGCTATGTCTAAGATATTTGTACCCTTTTTCACAACCAAGAAAACAGGTTCCGGAATAGGTTTAAGCCTTTCCCGCCAGATCATGCGCCTGCACAAAGGCAGTATATCGGTGCAGTCGGAACTGGGGCAGGGAACAAAGTTTATATTGAAGTTTTAG
- a CDS encoding sigma-54 dependent transcriptional regulator, with the protein MEEQQLGRILVIDDNEDILFSAKMLLRKYAKEVVMEKNPKKIPFLVSNEEFDIILLDMNFSQDITSGQEGFYWLKEILKYDPSAVVVMITAFGDVEMAVRALKEGATDFVLKPWQNEKLLATLSAASKLKSSYKEVSQLKEVNKTLSAALSPEQEILTGQSGAMRNLFLIIDKVARTDADILLLGENGTGKEVIARTIHQRSSRADKIFITVDMGAITESLFESELFGHKKGAFTDAKEDRIGRIEAANGGTLFLDEIGNLSPSLQAKLLTVLQRREIIRVGTNKPIPVNIRLICATNMPLREMVQRNEFRQDLLYRINTVELNLPPLRKRLEDIPLFADHFLAAYAKKYKQALKRLSAPALEKLQRYTWPGNVRELQHVLERASIMSDNRELQPDDFFFMPEEEFNVHAATTTPDAQSLDDLERDAVQRAMQKHDGNISKAAKELGLSRGALYRRLEKYAL; encoded by the coding sequence ATGGAAGAACAGCAACTGGGCCGCATACTGGTGATTGACGACAACGAGGACATCTTGTTTTCGGCAAAGATGCTTCTTCGCAAATATGCGAAAGAAGTAGTGATGGAGAAGAACCCGAAGAAGATTCCTTTCCTGGTTTCTAATGAAGAGTTCGATATTATTCTGCTCGACATGAACTTTAGCCAGGACATCACCAGCGGCCAGGAGGGCTTTTACTGGCTGAAGGAGATACTGAAGTATGATCCGTCGGCGGTGGTGGTGATGATAACCGCTTTCGGAGATGTAGAGATGGCAGTGCGTGCCCTGAAGGAAGGGGCCACAGACTTCGTGCTGAAGCCCTGGCAAAATGAAAAGCTGCTGGCTACGCTATCGGCTGCCTCCAAACTGAAGAGCTCTTACAAAGAAGTTAGCCAGCTGAAGGAAGTGAACAAAACACTCTCGGCTGCTTTAAGCCCGGAACAGGAGATTCTTACCGGGCAGAGTGGTGCTATGCGCAACCTGTTTTTAATCATAGATAAAGTGGCCCGCACCGACGCCGATATTCTGCTGCTAGGCGAAAACGGTACAGGTAAAGAAGTAATTGCGCGTACTATACATCAGCGCTCTTCCCGGGCCGATAAAATATTCATTACAGTGGACATGGGGGCCATTACCGAATCTCTTTTCGAGAGTGAACTGTTCGGGCATAAGAAAGGAGCCTTTACCGATGCCAAAGAAGACCGGATCGGCAGGATAGAAGCTGCAAACGGAGGCACCCTTTTCTTAGATGAGATCGGCAATCTTTCGCCTTCGCTGCAGGCTAAACTGCTCACGGTACTGCAGCGGCGCGAAATCATACGGGTAGGCACTAACAAACCCATACCTGTAAACATTCGCCTGATTTGCGCCACCAATATGCCCTTGCGGGAAATGGTGCAGCGGAACGAATTCCGCCAGGACCTGCTTTACCGCATCAATACCGTAGAACTGAACCTGCCCCCTTTGCGAAAGCGCCTTGAAGACATACCGCTTTTCGCTGATCACTTTCTGGCTGCTTATGCCAAAAAGTATAAACAAGCCCTGAAGCGCTTATCGGCACCAGCCCTGGAAAAGCTGCAGCGGTATACCTGGCCTGGCAATGTGCGGGAACTGCAGCATGTGCTGGAGCGGGCATCCATCATGAGTGATAACCGGGAACTGCAACCCGACGATTTTTTCTTTATGCCGGAAGAAGAATTTAATGTGCATGCCGCTACCACCACACCGGATGCACAAAGCCTCGATGATCTGGAACGGGATGCGGTGCAGCGCGCCATGCAAAAACACGATGGTAACATTTCCAAGGCAGCAAAAGAGTTGGGGCTTTCGAGGGGAGCCTTGTACCGGAGGTTAGAAAAGTATGCGCTTTAA
- a CDS encoding ABC transporter permease, translating into MLKNYFLTAFRSLLRNKSYSLLNITGLALGITCSILLFLVVKYQLSFDTFHSKADRVYRIVVNFEGSDYKNPGAHFPLTDLIRSNQNLGFEAITQIEGSGSVQINIVDDNNKTIKKLIEDNSIGYAEPSIFEVLDFGMAAQGLGAYLEEPNAVILTASIAEKYFPGENPVGKLIRLNNRHTLKVAATMPDIPANTEFPFVMLISYKTIEKEQPTDWGNLSSSHQALLILPKGMAAATAEENLNNFLQRFSTEERTRRTQVYKLQPLSDIHYNPAYHGGFAQTAIAKEVLYGMALAGLILLLTACINFINLATAQALKRAKEVGVRKVLGGNQQQLILQFLCETFLVVLFATLLSVILAELALPFLNEVMQLSISFNLLQDQVLLLFLVLQTVVVTLFAGFYPAFVISSFQPITALKSRINLQHIGGISLRQVLVVLQFTICQVLIICTILVNDQMEFFKNKALGFDKEAVVSVYLPQGKSIKTSFLREQLLQNPAIRGVSFASDVPSSSNVSSSNIYFDNATQDEDFQSHQKFVDAQYFDLFDLKFIAGGRYSDSDSVKYMIINDTLRRALGLASAEEAIGKQISLGGGPEFRGPIVGVVADFHQTSLHQPIAPIILTRNPGDYSMLAAKIDIIQQQEALAHLERIFEKAYPEDVFNYAFFDDTIAEFYEEQARQSLLFKVFSFISIFIGCLGLYGLVAFMAAQRTKEVGIRKVLGASILDITMLFSKEFVKLVLIAFLLAVPLSYYIMDFWLSDFTYKISISYGVFLLAGFITIAIALLTMSSKAIQAATANPVLSLKNE; encoded by the coding sequence ATGTTAAAAAACTACTTCCTCACAGCCTTCCGCTCGCTCTTACGCAACAAGAGCTACAGTTTGCTGAATATAACCGGACTTGCCCTCGGTATTACCTGCAGCATCCTGCTTTTCCTGGTGGTTAAATACCAGCTCAGCTTCGACACTTTCCATAGCAAGGCAGATCGGGTGTACCGGATAGTGGTAAACTTCGAGGGTTCCGACTATAAAAACCCTGGTGCCCATTTCCCGCTTACCGACCTGATCAGGAGCAATCAGAACCTGGGGTTCGAGGCCATTACACAAATTGAAGGCAGCGGTTCTGTACAGATTAACATAGTGGATGACAACAACAAAACCATTAAAAAACTGATCGAAGATAATTCTATCGGATATGCTGAACCATCCATTTTTGAAGTACTGGATTTTGGAATGGCTGCCCAAGGCCTGGGTGCTTACCTGGAGGAACCCAATGCGGTGATTTTAACAGCCAGCATAGCCGAAAAATATTTTCCAGGTGAAAATCCGGTCGGCAAACTAATCCGCTTAAACAACCGGCATACTTTAAAAGTGGCTGCAACCATGCCTGATATTCCAGCCAACACAGAGTTTCCGTTTGTGATGCTTATCTCTTATAAAACCATTGAAAAAGAGCAGCCGACCGATTGGGGAAATCTATCAAGCTCGCACCAGGCCTTGCTTATTTTGCCAAAAGGCATGGCAGCAGCCACCGCCGAAGAAAATCTGAACAATTTTTTGCAGCGCTTTAGCACAGAAGAACGCACCCGGCGGACACAGGTATACAAATTACAGCCCTTGAGTGATATACACTATAACCCCGCTTACCACGGGGGCTTTGCCCAAACTGCCATTGCAAAAGAGGTACTATACGGTATGGCGCTGGCAGGACTTATTCTGCTTTTAACGGCCTGCATCAACTTTATAAACCTGGCAACGGCTCAGGCTCTGAAAAGAGCAAAAGAAGTGGGCGTACGAAAGGTATTAGGTGGCAACCAGCAACAACTGATCCTGCAGTTTTTATGTGAAACATTCCTGGTGGTGCTCTTTGCCACCCTGCTTTCCGTAATACTGGCAGAACTGGCCTTGCCTTTCCTGAACGAAGTGATGCAGCTATCTATTTCCTTTAACCTGCTCCAGGACCAGGTGCTGCTTTTATTCCTGGTACTGCAAACAGTGGTAGTTACGTTGTTTGCCGGCTTTTACCCGGCCTTCGTTATATCCAGCTTTCAGCCTATTACAGCACTCAAAAGCCGCATTAATTTACAACATATCGGAGGTATCTCTTTAAGGCAAGTGCTGGTGGTCCTGCAATTCACCATCTGCCAGGTACTTATCATTTGCACTATCCTGGTAAACGACCAGATGGAGTTTTTTAAAAACAAAGCTCTGGGTTTCGATAAAGAAGCTGTCGTATCGGTTTACTTACCGCAAGGCAAAAGTATTAAAACAAGTTTTCTGCGGGAGCAACTGCTTCAGAATCCTGCCATCAGGGGTGTAAGCTTCGCCTCAGATGTTCCTTCTTCAAGTAACGTTAGCTCAAGTAATATCTACTTTGATAATGCCACACAGGATGAAGATTTCCAGTCGCATCAGAAGTTTGTGGATGCCCAGTACTTCGATCTTTTCGACCTGAAATTTATAGCCGGTGGCAGGTACTCAGACAGCGATTCTGTAAAGTACATGATCATTAACGACACTTTGCGGCGCGCCCTCGGTCTTGCCAGTGCCGAGGAAGCAATCGGGAAACAGATTTCTTTGGGAGGCGGTCCGGAGTTCAGAGGCCCTATTGTGGGTGTGGTGGCAGACTTTCACCAGACCTCCCTTCACCAGCCCATTGCGCCTATAATTTTAACCCGGAACCCCGGAGATTATAGCATGTTAGCTGCAAAAATAGATATTATCCAACAACAGGAGGCACTGGCGCATCTGGAGCGTATTTTTGAGAAAGCTTATCCGGAGGATGTTTTCAACTATGCCTTCTTCGACGATACCATAGCTGAATTTTACGAAGAACAGGCCCGGCAGTCGCTGCTGTTTAAAGTGTTCTCTTTCATTTCCATTTTTATCGGTTGCCTTGGCCTGTATGGACTGGTTGCCTTTATGGCAGCACAACGCACCAAAGAAGTAGGCATCAGAAAAGTGTTGGGCGCCTCTATTCTAGATATCACCATGCTTTTCTCTAAAGAATTTGTAAAGCTGGTGCTGATAGCTTTTCTGCTGGCCGTACCACTTTCTTACTACATTATGGATTTCTGGCTGTCTGATTTCACTTACAAGATCAGCATCAGCTATGGTGTTTTCCTGCTGGCCGGTTTTATAACAATAGCCATCGCGCTGCTTACCATGAGTTCCAAAGCCATACAGGCCGCCACGGCTAACCCGGTTTTATCCCTCAAAAATGAATAA